The genomic window GAAAAGGGGCTGCTTATGGAGATGCGCATGGATCCGTTTGCCTGCTATATGAGCAAGGTTCCACGCGCGGACATTTGCGTAATACCCCGAGCGGGGAATGGACCTTTGGCTGGACGATCCGGAATCAGGCATTAGCCTCTTGCGCTACGCTGGAAGCGGCCAAGGCGATGCGTACCCGTTTGCTGGCTTATCAGAAGGAATATTATGAACGTACGGCTTCTGAGGTGCGGAAGGAGGCGGTACAGGGCTATGTGTTCGATACACGCGGATCTAAGTCTGTCGCTTTTCATTTCTTGGAGAATATGGCCCGTCATCATATCGAGGTCTATCAGTTGGCGAAGGACTATCAAGCCGCAGGTAACAAGGAGTTCCAAAAAGGTTCAGCCTATGTCATTCCGGTGGCGCAAAAATACAGTACGATGGTTAAGGTGCTTATGGAGGATTGTTTAGAATATACGGATAGTACTTTCTATGATATCTCTACATGGACGTTCCCGCATGCGTTTAACTTGGAGTGTGCTCCGGTGAAGAGTGTCGCCGGATTGATGGGTGATCGGATTGAGCGAAATGATTTTCCGCAAGGACGGCTCATCGGCGGGGAAAGCCGGGTGGGGTATGTGTTTGAGAACCGGGAGTTTTATGCACCTAAGGTAGTCTATGAGTTGCAGCGTAAGGGGATTCGGGTCAGTGCGACCAACCGTCCGTTCCAATTTAAGAACGAAGAGGGAGAATGGACGATGGGCTATGGTACCTACCAGGTATTGACGCATAATCAGCCGCTTCCTTCGGATGTGCTCTATGCGACATTGGATGAGTTGGCGAAAAATACGGGAGTGGATATCTATTCGGCCAACACGGGATTGATGGCTGATGTGGATTTTGGCAGCCCGGCTTTTAAACCATTGGAGCAGCCGAAAGTGGCTATGTTGGTAGGACGTGGCGTAAGTATCCCGGAATCGGGTGAGATTTGGTTCTTGTTGGATAAGCGTTTTCAGATGCGTCCGGTATTGATAGAGAACCCGTCTTTGACAGGCAAGGACTTGAAGGCTTACAATGTTATCATTTTGGCTAATGGTGTTCCAAATCTAACTAAGGGTACCGAGACAGCCTTGAAGGAGTGGGTTGCTGCCGGAGGAGTGTTGATCGCTACCGGAAAGGCTAGCGCATGGGCTGGTAAACAAGGGCTTATCTCTTTAAAGACAAAGGAAACATTGCTTGAAAAGGCGGACAGCTTATCGGTTTATCGTTCTTTTGCGGATAAGGCGGAAGCAAAAGCCGGAAAGTTGATCAAAGGGGTAATTCTGAACTGTCATTTGGATAAGACGCATCCGCTAGCTTGGGGACTTGATCAAGATGAGATTGCTGTTATAAAAACGAATGATATCATTTTCCAGAAAGATAGGGATCCATATGTTTCGCCTTTATATTATACCAAGAAGCCTTTGTTGTCGGGATTCTTGTCGGCGGATAATGCGAACCTATTGAGAGAGGAGCCTGCTATAATGGTGAAACCTTATAGAAGCGGTAAGGTGATTGTTTTTGCTGATGATATGAATTTCCGTTCTTACTTCTTTGGAACTAGTAAGTTGTTCATGAATGCGTTGTTTTATAACAAATGTATGTAGTTGTCGGATGAGTACGCAACGAAATATATTGTGTCTCATGGCTCTTGTTTTATCAGGAGCCATGGAATTTGCCAATGCTTGCACGTCGGCTATCATTTCTGGCAAGGTAACACCTGACGGACGTCCGATTATGTGGAAAAATCGCGATGCGGAAAACTTGAAGAATTGTGTGCGGTCCCATTTATCTCGCTCATTCCATAATCCTTTGATGGGTATCGACTTGAAAGATGGAAAACATAATAAGCCAGAGACTTCCGGTTGGTTTGCGGAGCAGGATTTTATCGCTCGTAGAAGTACCTCTTGCGCTGTGGCTATTCAAGGTGTACGGCCGGACGAGGATGCTTCGTTCACTACGATGTGGACGGTTATCGGTTACCCACCGGTTACTCCTGCGGTTCCGGCTTGGTTGAAAGGCGCCGATAAGAAGTTGCCCAAGGCGTTAACTGTCGATCAAAATAAACATGCTCCGTTATGTGACGCGTCGAACATGCTTCGGGATAAGATTTACAGTTATCATCGGGGGACGAATACGGAAAGTTATTTCCATTGGGAATTACTTTTCAATCTAAGCGGCAATGGGTATATGCAGCAAACCGAGCGATTGGAGGAGGAGTTATTCGAACGTTTTTATTCCTCCATCGAAACGTGGCGATCAAGGTCGGTAATTCCCGAGGAATTAGTTTTCAATTTGTATGATGATTGTGATGCATTCCTTGATGAGAAGACACTGAGGTGAGTATCCAAAATATTCCTTTTCGCTATTCGCTCTGTAAGGCATTTACGGGATTACGGGATGCCGCCTTATAACTATGCCTGCTTACGGTCAGTAGCGTAACCATCAATACGATACCGCCGGACAGCAGGCATGTTCCTATGGATATGTCCACCCGATATACGAAATTCTCCAGCCAGCAACTCAGCGAATACCACGTGATAGGAACGGCAATCGCGAAAGCGATCCCTACCCAGCCGATAAACCGACGATTTAATAGATACAAGATCTCCCCGGCCGTAGCCCCGTTTACCTTACGGATACCGATTTCTTTCGTACGCTGCTGGATGGCATAGAGAGCCATGCCGAATAATCCGAAGGCGGTTAGCAGGAGGCTGATGATCGAGTACATGATGAGCAAATGTGCCAGTTCGATCGTTTTTCGGTTAGATAACATAAATTCCTCGTATATATCTTGGTATTCGAAAGGTACGTTGGGATTGATCTTTTCCCATGTTTGTTGCAGTAAAGCTAGAGCCTCGGCTCTGTGCTCTTTTTTCAGTCGGACTTGGACGAGGTTATAGGGGGGAGTATGCGTTAGGTAGGTCAAGCTAGGGTAAACCTCTTGTCGTAAGGTTCCTGTATATAGATTCTCCACGATCCCTGCTATAATCGCTATCGGTTCTCCCTCCTTTTCCATCTTCCCGAATTCAGTGTCGTAAAGGCGGACAGGCTTACCCACGGGATTCTCGCCTTTGGGCACGAGCAAACGTGCGTATTGTTCGTTAATATAGACGGGTGTGCTGTATTGTTTTAGAGCCTCTCGCTCTGAGAGCCCTTGAAGAATGTTTATCTTCATAACCTTTAGGAAAGTACTATCACCTTCGTATTGGCCTAGCGTATAATTTAGTTCGTTTCCGTTTTCGTCTTTCAAGACCATTGTCCGCAAGTTGAACTGTATGATCCCGCTTCTCGAAAGGCACATCTCTTCTATGGAAGGATAACGCCGGATCTCTTCAGAGAAGGTCTGTATATGATTCCCACTCCAGTCGGCTATTTCGATGAGGTCCCGGTAACGTTCACCGTTTGTCTGAGTGAGCGTTAGTTGCTGCCGTACGGTTAGCGTGGCGAATACCAG from Parabacteroides distasonis ATCC 8503 includes these protein-coding regions:
- a CDS encoding M14 family metallopeptidase, yielding MRRFFLMCLLPIFLATGVFAQPQADEYPYDLTYFLPEGSQVYDPQVPTPEKILGFQLGEQHAGWDQVVEYMRTLARCSDRVTIRETGRTYQHRPFIEVVFTSAENQKNIDRLKEEHLKLSDVAKSRSVVIDDMPVIVSLIYSIHGNEASGVNASLAVAYHLAAAQGPEIEELLDQEIVVMTPGANPDGINRFASWVNSSRSFTNVSDIKSREFTEPWPSSRTNHYWIDCNRDLLMAQHPEGINGLNGYFEWLPNVVVDQHEQGALRPYYFSPGHPKRTHPFTPQLNQDLTAEISSYTAKALDRIGTTYYSKEGYDDFYYGKGAAYGDAHGSVCLLYEQGSTRGHLRNTPSGEWTFGWTIRNQALASCATLEAAKAMRTRLLAYQKEYYERTASEVRKEAVQGYVFDTRGSKSVAFHFLENMARHHIEVYQLAKDYQAAGNKEFQKGSAYVIPVAQKYSTMVKVLMEDCLEYTDSTFYDISTWTFPHAFNLECAPVKSVAGLMGDRIERNDFPQGRLIGGESRVGYVFENREFYAPKVVYELQRKGIRVSATNRPFQFKNEEGEWTMGYGTYQVLTHNQPLPSDVLYATLDELAKNTGVDIYSANTGLMADVDFGSPAFKPLEQPKVAMLVGRGVSIPESGEIWFLLDKRFQMRPVLIENPSLTGKDLKAYNVIILANGVPNLTKGTETALKEWVAAGGVLIATGKASAWAGKQGLISLKTKETLLEKADSLSVYRSFADKAEAKAGKLIKGVILNCHLDKTHPLAWGLDQDEIAVIKTNDIIFQKDRDPYVSPLYYTKKPLLSGFLSADNANLLREEPAIMVKPYRSGKVIVFADDMNFRSYFFGTSKLFMNALFYNKCM